A single Roseinatronobacter monicus DNA region contains:
- a CDS encoding M3 family metallopeptidase, which translates to MTNPLLAEWQADFNLPPFAQINDADFAPAFEAAMQAGRAAYAAIAGNPARPTFANTIEAMEQADHLLDRVAGVFFNLSGSDSNPAREALQRDLSPQLSAYSSEIVNNRALFDRIEALWSAHDSLDLTDEQARVLMLYRRMFVRAGAALKGGDAARLTEVKSRLATLGTQFTQNLLADEREWMMPLGDLAGLPDFVIASAKAAAVERGRDGHVVTLNRSLIVPFLQFSTRRDLREKAYEAWTARGANGGTTDNRAIAAEVLALRSERASLLGYESFARYKLETEMAGSPEAVRDLLKQVWEPARAKAVADAAKLEAMLHADGHTGPLEPWDWRFYADKLRRAEHDLDEAALKPYLSLEAMIAAAFDCAHRLFGLEFRALDAPLYHPDARAWEVTRDGRHMAVFIGDYFARSSKRSGAWCSTMRSQRKLGGEVRPIVVNICNFAKGDPALLSYDDARTLFHEFGHALHQMLSDVTYGLISGTSVARDFVELPSQLYEHWLEESEVLAKHARHVETGEAMPQDMLDRLLAAQNFDQGFATVEYIASALVDLEFHDGPPPSDPMQKQAQVLDALGLPRAIRMRHATPHFAHVFSGDGYSSGYYSYMWSEVMDADAFEAFREAGDAFDPQIAGKLERFILSAGGSDEAENLYTAFRGRMPGVEALLKGRGLAA; encoded by the coding sequence ATGACCAATCCGCTTCTTGCCGAATGGCAAGCTGACTTCAACCTTCCGCCCTTTGCCCAGATCAATGACGCGGATTTCGCGCCTGCATTCGAGGCGGCGATGCAGGCGGGCCGTGCGGCCTATGCCGCGATTGCAGGCAATCCCGCGCGCCCCACATTCGCCAACACGATCGAGGCTATGGAGCAGGCGGATCATCTGCTGGACCGTGTGGCGGGGGTGTTTTTCAACCTGTCGGGCAGCGATTCAAACCCCGCGCGCGAAGCATTGCAGCGTGACTTGTCGCCGCAACTCTCGGCTTATTCGTCCGAGATCGTGAACAATCGCGCGCTGTTTGACCGGATCGAGGCGCTGTGGTCCGCGCACGACAGCCTTGATCTGACGGACGAGCAAGCGCGCGTGCTGATGCTGTATCGGCGCATGTTTGTGCGCGCAGGTGCGGCGCTGAAGGGGGGTGATGCCGCGCGGCTGACCGAAGTAAAATCCCGGCTTGCCACGCTGGGCACGCAATTTACGCAAAACCTGCTGGCGGATGAGCGTGAGTGGATGATGCCGCTGGGCGATCTGGCGGGCTTGCCGGATTTCGTGATTGCCAGCGCCAAAGCGGCGGCTGTTGAGCGTGGGCGCGACGGGCATGTCGTGACGCTGAACCGCTCGCTGATTGTGCCGTTCTTGCAGTTCTCAACGCGGCGGGATTTGCGCGAAAAAGCCTATGAGGCGTGGACGGCACGCGGCGCAAACGGTGGCACGACCGACAACCGCGCGATTGCGGCGGAAGTGCTGGCCTTGCGGTCAGAGCGCGCCAGCCTGTTGGGATATGAGAGTTTCGCGCGCTACAAGCTGGAAACCGAAATGGCAGGCAGCCCCGAAGCGGTGCGCGATTTGCTGAAGCAGGTTTGGGAGCCCGCACGCGCCAAGGCCGTCGCGGATGCGGCAAAGCTGGAGGCGATGCTACACGCAGACGGGCACACAGGCCCGCTAGAGCCGTGGGACTGGCGTTTCTATGCAGACAAACTGCGCCGTGCGGAACATGATCTGGATGAGGCCGCGCTGAAGCCCTACTTGTCGCTAGAGGCGATGATCGCAGCCGCGTTTGACTGTGCGCACCGTCTGTTCGGGCTGGAATTCCGCGCGCTGGATGCGCCCCTCTACCACCCGGATGCCCGTGCATGGGAAGTCACCCGCGATGGTCGCCATATGGCGGTGTTCATCGGCGACTATTTCGCGCGGTCGTCCAAGCGGTCGGGGGCGTGGTGCTCGACCATGCGCAGCCAGCGTAAACTGGGCGGCGAGGTGCGGCCCATCGTTGTAAATATCTGCAATTTCGCCAAGGGGGATCCGGCGTTGCTGTCCTATGATGACGCGCGCACGCTGTTTCATGAATTCGGCCATGCGCTGCATCAGATGTTGTCAGATGTGACCTATGGGCTGATTTCCGGCACCTCGGTCGCGCGTGATTTTGTGGAGCTTCCCAGCCAGCTTTATGAACATTGGCTTGAAGAGTCCGAAGTACTGGCCAAACATGCCCGCCATGTCGAGACGGGCGAGGCGATGCCACAAGATATGCTGGACCGTCTGCTGGCCGCGCAAAACTTCGATCAGGGGTTTGCGACAGTCGAATATATTGCCTCGGCGCTGGTCGATCTGGAATTTCACGATGGCCCGCCCCCCAGTGACCCGATGCAGAAACAGGCGCAGGTGCTGGATGCGCTGGGCCTGCCGCGTGCCATTCGGATGCGCCACGCCACGCCCCATTTCGCGCATGTGTTTTCGGGGGATGGGTATTCCAGCGGCTATTACAGCTACATGTGGTCCGAAGTCATGGACGCCGACGCCTTCGAGGCGTTTCGTGAAGCGGGCGATGCGTTTGATCCGCAGATCGCAGGCAAGTTGGAGAGATTTATTCTGTCCGCGGGCGGCAGCGATGAGGCCGAGAACCTGTATACCGCATTTCGCGGGCGGATGCCGGGGGTCGAGGCGCTACTGAAAGGTCGCGGGTTGGCGGCCTGA
- the dnaK gene encoding molecular chaperone DnaK yields the protein MGKVIGIDLGTTNSCVAIMDGSQPRVIENAEGARTTPSIVAFTENERLVGQPAKRQAVTNPTNTVYAVKRLIGRRLTDAEVEKDKNLVPYNIIDGGNGDAWVETRGEKYSPSQVSAVILQKMKETAESYLGEKVTQAVITVPAYFNDAQRQATKDAGKIAGLEVLRIINEPTAAALAYGLDKKESRTIAVYDLGGGTFDITILEIDDGLFEVKSTNGDTFLGGEDFDMRIVNYLANEFKKENGVDLTSDKMALQRLKEAAEKAKIELSSSSQTEINQPFISMDKNTGQPLHLVMKLTRAKLESLVGDLIKNSLKPCAAALKDAGLSKGDIDEVILVGGMTRMPKVIEEVTSFFGKEPHKGVNPDEVVAMGAAIQAGVLQGDVKDVVLLDVTPLSLGIETLGGVFTRLIDRNTTIPTKKSQVFSTAEDHQNAVTIRVFQGEREMAADNKMLGQFNLEDIPPAPRGMPQIEVTFDIDANGIVNVSARDKGTNKEQKITIQASGGLSDEDIEKMVQDAESNAEADKARRELVEARNQAESLIHSTEKAVEEHKDKVDPTTVEAIELSVAALKDTLEGEDAGKIKSGIQNVTEASMKLGEAIYKAQAEAADPGDAGGDDEPRSVDDDIVDADFEDIGDDKRK from the coding sequence ATGGGTAAAGTCATTGGTATCGACCTTGGGACCACAAACTCTTGTGTTGCCATCATGGATGGCAGTCAGCCACGCGTGATCGAGAACGCAGAAGGCGCGCGCACAACGCCGTCTATCGTGGCGTTCACGGAAAACGAGCGCCTTGTTGGCCAACCCGCCAAACGTCAGGCCGTCACCAACCCGACCAATACGGTCTATGCCGTCAAGCGCCTGATTGGCCGCCGCCTGACTGATGCCGAAGTTGAAAAGGACAAGAACCTTGTCCCCTATAACATCATCGATGGTGGTAATGGCGATGCATGGGTTGAAACCCGTGGCGAAAAATACAGCCCCAGCCAGGTTTCGGCCGTCATCTTGCAAAAGATGAAGGAAACCGCCGAAAGCTATCTGGGCGAAAAGGTCACGCAGGCCGTGATCACCGTGCCCGCTTATTTCAACGACGCCCAGCGTCAGGCGACCAAGGACGCAGGCAAGATTGCCGGCCTTGAAGTGCTGCGCATTATTAACGAGCCGACAGCAGCGGCGCTGGCTTACGGTCTGGACAAGAAAGAAAGCCGCACGATTGCGGTCTATGACCTTGGTGGTGGTACATTCGATATTACCATTCTGGAAATCGACGACGGCCTGTTCGAAGTGAAGTCGACCAATGGCGACACGTTCCTTGGTGGCGAAGATTTCGACATGCGGATCGTCAACTATCTGGCCAACGAGTTCAAAAAAGAGAATGGCGTTGACCTGACCAGCGACAAGATGGCGCTTCAGCGCCTGAAAGAAGCTGCGGAAAAGGCAAAGATCGAACTGTCCTCTTCCAGCCAGACCGAGATTAACCAGCCGTTCATCAGCATGGACAAGAATACAGGCCAGCCCCTGCACCTTGTCATGAAGCTGACCCGCGCCAAGCTGGAATCGCTGGTGGGCGATCTGATCAAGAACTCGCTCAAGCCGTGTGCGGCTGCATTGAAAGATGCGGGCCTGTCGAAAGGCGATATTGACGAAGTGATCCTTGTCGGCGGTATGACCCGCATGCCCAAGGTGATCGAAGAAGTGACCAGCTTCTTTGGCAAGGAACCCCACAAGGGTGTGAACCCTGACGAAGTCGTGGCTATGGGCGCTGCCATTCAGGCAGGTGTCTTGCAAGGCGACGTCAAGGATGTGGTTCTGCTGGATGTCACGCCTCTGTCGCTCGGGATTGAAACGCTGGGCGGTGTGTTCACCCGCCTGATCGACCGCAACACGACCATCCCGACGAAGAAAAGTCAGGTGTTCAGCACTGCCGAAGACCATCAAAACGCCGTGACCATCCGCGTGTTCCAAGGCGAGCGTGAAATGGCCGCAGACAACAAGATGCTGGGCCAGTTCAACCTTGAAGACATCCCGCCCGCGCCACGCGGCATGCCGCAGATCGAAGTCACCTTTGACATCGACGCCAACGGTATCGTGAATGTCTCTGCGCGCGACAAGGGCACGAACAAGGAACAGAAGATCACCATTCAGGCCTCGGGTGGCTTGTCGGACGAAGATATCGAGAAAATGGTTCAGGACGCCGAGTCAAATGCCGAAGCGGACAAGGCCCGCCGCGAGCTGGTCGAGGCGCGCAATCAGGCAGAAAGCCTGATCCATTCTACCGAAAAGGCCGTGGAAGAGCACAAGGACAAGGTCGACCCGACCACTGTCGAAGCGATCGAGTTGTCCGTGGCTGCGCTGAAAGACACACTGGAAGGCGAGGACGCAGGCAAGATCAAGTCTGGCATACAGAACGTCACCGAAGCGTCGATGAAGCTGGGCGAGGCGATCTACAAGGCGCAGGCTGAAGCCGCTGATCCGGGCGACGCAGGCGGCGATGACGAGCCTCGGAGTGTGGATGACGATATTGTGGACGCCGATTTTGAAGATATCGGCGACGACAAGCGCAAATAA
- the dnaJ gene encoding molecular chaperone DnaJ encodes MAKRDFYDVLGVSRSASAEELKKAYRKKAKELHPDRNADNPNAEAQFKEVNEAYDALKDADRKAAYDRFGHAAFDGGMSGGGARPGGGFGGNADFASAFSDVFEDLFGDFVGGGRGGPRSRASRGSDLRYNMRITLEEAYSGTKKTIRVPRLSACEACSGTGAEGGAEPVTCPTCSGMGKVRAQQGFFTVERSCPTCGGSGQIVKNPCKVCAGAGRVEKEASLSVNIPAGVETGTRIRLSGEGEAGLRGGNAGDLYIFVNVAEHQIFKRDDVTLYCRVPVSMARAALGGEVEVPTIDGGRSRVKVPVGSQSGRQMRLRGKGMPALRGGGHGDMLIELAVETPVNLTQRQRELLAEFEKLSAENNPETSGFFDKVKGFWDGMKN; translated from the coding sequence ATGGCCAAACGCGACTTCTATGACGTGCTGGGGGTCAGCCGCTCTGCTTCTGCTGAAGAGTTGAAAAAAGCTTATCGTAAGAAAGCGAAAGAACTGCACCCGGACCGCAACGCCGACAACCCCAATGCCGAAGCACAGTTCAAGGAAGTGAATGAAGCCTATGATGCGCTGAAAGACGCGGATCGCAAGGCGGCATATGACCGGTTTGGACATGCGGCATTCGACGGCGGCATGAGCGGCGGCGGTGCGCGTCCCGGTGGCGGCTTTGGCGGCAATGCAGATTTTGCGAGCGCTTTTTCGGATGTTTTTGAAGACCTGTTCGGCGATTTTGTCGGCGGCGGGCGCGGTGGCCCACGGTCACGGGCAAGCCGCGGTTCAGACCTGCGCTACAACATGCGCATTACTCTGGAAGAAGCGTATTCCGGCACCAAGAAGACAATCCGCGTTCCGCGCCTTTCGGCCTGTGAAGCTTGCAGCGGCACAGGCGCCGAAGGCGGGGCAGAACCGGTGACATGCCCGACATGCTCTGGCATGGGCAAGGTTCGCGCCCAGCAGGGCTTTTTCACGGTCGAGCGCAGTTGTCCGACCTGCGGCGGTTCTGGTCAGATCGTAAAGAACCCGTGCAAGGTCTGTGCCGGCGCGGGCCGTGTCGAGAAAGAAGCCAGCCTGTCCGTGAATATTCCCGCAGGCGTTGAAACAGGAACCCGCATTCGTCTGTCGGGCGAAGGGGAGGCAGGTCTGCGCGGCGGCAACGCGGGCGATTTGTATATTTTCGTGAATGTGGCAGAGCATCAGATTTTCAAGCGCGATGATGTCACGCTATATTGCCGGGTGCCTGTCAGCATGGCCCGTGCGGCCTTGGGCGGGGAAGTGGAAGTGCCAACCATAGATGGTGGGCGCTCACGCGTGAAAGTGCCTGTCGGCAGCCAGTCCGGGCGTCAGATGCGCCTGCGCGGCAAGGGTATGCCTGCGTTGCGGGGGGGCGGTCATGGCGATATGCTGATCGAGTTGGCGGTTGAAACCCCGGTGAACCTGACGCAACGCCAGAGAGAGCTTTTGGCCGAGTTCGAGAAGCTGAGTGCAGAAAACAACCCTGAAACCAGTGGCTTCTTTGACAAGGTCAAAGGGTTCTGGGACGGAATGAAAAACTGA
- the radC gene encoding RadC family protein, whose protein sequence is MTRSCASSPDNRLPLFDRRDSAPEKMAAPVSSKVPSYMRDHRQRLRERFDSGGAGAMPDYELLEMVLFRVLIRQDVKPLARSLIDTFGDLSGVLAASPARLRAVSGVGAAVITELKLIEACAQRMARAKVMNRPVLSSWAALLDYCHTAMSHRETEQFRILFLDRKNVLVADEAQAEGTVDHVPVYPREVMRRALELNASALILVHNHPSGDPTPSEADIVMTASIRTAAEALSIVLHDHIVIGKSCELSFRSEGLL, encoded by the coding sequence ATGACCAGATCCTGCGCTTCATCCCCTGACAACCGCTTGCCATTGTTCGACAGGCGCGATTCCGCACCGGAAAAAATGGCTGCGCCGGTCAGTTCCAAGGTGCCTTCGTATATGCGCGACCATCGCCAGCGGTTGCGCGAACGCTTCGATTCCGGTGGGGCTGGCGCGATGCCTGACTATGAGCTGCTGGAAATGGTGCTCTTCAGGGTGCTCATACGGCAAGATGTGAAGCCATTGGCGCGCAGCCTGATTGACACTTTTGGTGATCTGAGTGGGGTTCTGGCCGCGTCGCCTGCGCGTTTGCGCGCCGTATCCGGCGTTGGCGCGGCAGTTATCACGGAACTCAAGCTGATCGAGGCCTGTGCGCAGCGTATGGCGCGTGCAAAAGTTATGAACCGCCCGGTTCTGTCGAGTTGGGCGGCCTTGTTGGACTATTGCCACACGGCAATGTCACACCGGGAAACCGAGCAGTTTCGCATTCTGTTTCTGGATCGCAAAAATGTTCTTGTTGCGGATGAGGCGCAGGCAGAGGGTACTGTTGACCATGTGCCTGTCTATCCCCGCGAAGTCATGCGTCGCGCGTTGGAACTGAATGCCTCGGCGCTTATACTTGTGCACAACCACCCGTCTGGCGACCCCACACCTTCCGAAGCTGACATTGTCATGACCGCTTCAATTCGCACAGCGGCCGAGGCGCTGTCGATCGTGCTGCATGACCATATCGTTATCGGCAAATCTTGCGAGTTGAGCTTTCGCAGCGAAGGGCTGTTGTGA
- the secA gene encoding preprotein translocase subunit SecA produces MLGLGSITKKVFGTSNDRKVKTVRPLVAQINALEPDFQAMSDAELIAKTDDLKKRVAEGESLDAVLPEAFANCREGARRALGLRAFDVQLIGGIFLHRGNIAEMKTGEGKTLVATLPAYLNALTGEGVHIVTVNDYLAKRDSEWMGKVFSRLGMRCGVVYSQQPDAEKKEAYAADVTYATNNELGFDYLRDNMRLRREEMNQRGHFFAIVDEVDSILIDEARTPLIISGPAEDRSDLYVKVNGLIPSLQPEHYTIDEKIRNATLTDEGNEFIEAKLHEEGFLPEEQSLYDPESTSLVHHVNQGLRAHKLFHKDQNYIVRDGQVVLIDEFTGRMMVGRRLSEGLHQAIEAKEGAAIQPENVTYASVTFQNYFRLYKKLGGMTGTASTEADEFREIYNLGVVEIPTNLPIARLDEHDQVYRTAQEKLDGVLAEIREAHAKGQPILVGTTSIEKSEELAAMLKKAEITHNVLNARQHEQEAQIVADAGRLGAVTIATNMAGRGTDIQLGGNVEMRVLQALAEDPDADPTEVRARIDAEVADEKQKVLAAGGLFVLATERHESRRIDNQLRGRSGRQGDPGRSVFFLSLEDDLMRIFGSERLEKVLSTLGMKEGEAIVHPWVNKSLEKAQGKVEARNFDIRKELLKYDNVMNDQRRVIFEQRLEIMESDDLSEIVDDMRHQVIDDLIDEHMPAKSYAEQWDMEGLRTQTREKLGLDVPAEDWGEEDGVDQEVVRERMVEASDALMVQKQEQFGEETLRNLEKQVLLETIDKKWREHLLTLDHLRSAVRFRGYAQKDPLNEYKAEGFLLFEKMLNSLREDVARYLSRIRPLSEEEQKAMMQQLALQQQSVNVAQENDGQPPTPLIEGFDETDPSTWGNPGRNDLCPCGSGKKFKHCHGSVL; encoded by the coding sequence ATGCTGGGTCTTGGATCGATCACGAAGAAGGTTTTTGGCACGTCGAATGACCGCAAGGTCAAGACCGTGCGCCCGCTGGTCGCACAGATCAACGCGCTGGAGCCGGATTTTCAAGCCATGTCGGATGCGGAGCTGATCGCAAAAACCGACGACTTGAAAAAACGAGTGGCCGAGGGCGAAAGCCTGGATGCCGTGCTGCCCGAAGCCTTTGCCAATTGCCGCGAGGGTGCGCGCCGTGCACTGGGTCTGCGCGCATTCGATGTGCAGCTGATCGGCGGGATTTTCCTGCACCGGGGCAATATTGCCGAAATGAAAACAGGCGAAGGTAAAACCCTTGTTGCCACCCTGCCTGCCTATCTGAACGCACTGACAGGCGAAGGCGTGCATATTGTCACCGTCAACGACTATCTGGCCAAGCGCGACTCGGAATGGATGGGCAAAGTCTTTAGCAGGCTGGGGATGCGCTGCGGCGTTGTCTATTCGCAGCAACCCGATGCCGAAAAGAAAGAGGCCTATGCCGCAGATGTGACCTATGCCACCAATAACGAGCTGGGCTTTGACTATCTGCGCGACAACATGCGCCTGCGCCGCGAAGAGATGAACCAACGCGGGCATTTCTTCGCCATCGTAGACGAAGTCGACTCGATCCTGATTGATGAGGCGCGCACGCCGCTGATTATTTCCGGCCCCGCCGAAGACAGGTCTGACCTGTATGTCAAAGTGAACGGCCTGATCCCCTCGCTTCAGCCCGAGCATTACACGATTGACGAAAAAATCCGCAACGCCACCCTGACCGATGAAGGCAATGAATTCATCGAGGCGAAACTGCACGAAGAAGGCTTTCTGCCCGAAGAGCAATCGCTCTATGACCCGGAATCCACATCGCTTGTGCATCACGTGAATCAGGGTCTGCGCGCACATAAACTGTTCCACAAGGACCAGAACTATATTGTCCGCGACGGGCAAGTTGTGCTGATTGACGAATTCACTGGCCGAATGATGGTCGGGCGTCGCCTGTCCGAGGGTCTGCATCAGGCCATCGAGGCAAAGGAAGGCGCGGCCATCCAGCCCGAAAACGTGACCTATGCTTCGGTTACATTTCAGAATTACTTTCGCCTGTATAAGAAACTGGGCGGCATGACAGGTACGGCGTCGACCGAAGCCGACGAATTCCGCGAGATTTACAATCTGGGCGTGGTCGAAATTCCGACAAACCTGCCGATCGCGCGTCTGGACGAACACGATCAGGTCTACCGCACCGCACAGGAAAAACTGGACGGGGTGCTGGCCGAGATTCGCGAAGCACATGCCAAGGGTCAACCGATCCTCGTCGGCACCACCTCGATCGAGAAATCCGAGGAACTGGCGGCGATGCTGAAGAAAGCAGAGATCACGCATAACGTGCTCAATGCCCGTCAGCACGAACAGGAAGCGCAGATCGTGGCCGATGCCGGCCGTCTGGGCGCTGTGACGATTGCCACCAACATGGCCGGTCGCGGCACCGATATTCAACTGGGCGGCAATGTCGAAATGCGGGTGCTGCAAGCTTTGGCCGAAGACCCCGACGCCGACCCGACAGAAGTGCGCGCCCGCATAGACGCAGAAGTTGCGGACGAGAAGCAAAAGGTTCTGGCCGCTGGTGGTTTGTTCGTTCTGGCGACCGAACGCCATGAAAGCCGCCGGATCGACAACCAGTTGCGTGGCCGCTCTGGCCGTCAGGGCGACCCCGGACGCTCGGTCTTCTTTCTGTCGCTGGAAGATGACCTGATGCGCATTTTCGGCTCTGAGCGGCTGGAAAAGGTGCTGTCTACGCTGGGCATGAAGGAAGGCGAAGCGATTGTGCACCCTTGGGTGAACAAGTCGCTGGAAAAGGCACAGGGCAAGGTCGAGGCACGCAATTTCGATATTCGCAAGGAATTGCTGAAATACGACAACGTCATGAATGACCAACGCCGCGTGATCTTCGAGCAGCGTCTTGAAATCATGGAATCCGATGATCTGTCAGAGATTGTGGACGACATGCGCCATCAGGTGATTGATGACTTGATTGACGAACATATGCCTGCAAAATCATATGCCGAACAATGGGATATGGAAGGCCTGCGCACGCAGACACGCGAAAAGCTTGGGCTGGATGTGCCCGCAGAAGACTGGGGCGAGGAAGACGGCGTCGATCAGGAGGTCGTGCGCGAACGAATGGTCGAAGCGTCAGACGCCCTTATGGTGCAAAAGCAAGAGCAGTTCGGCGAAGAGACGCTGCGCAATCTGGAAAAGCAGGTCTTGCTGGAAACGATTGACAAGAAATGGCGCGAACACCTGCTGACACTGGACCATCTGCGCTCGGCAGTGCGGTTCCGCGGCTATGCTCAGAAAGACCCGCTGAACGAGTACAAGGCCGAAGGGTTCCTGCTGTTCGAGAAAATGCTCAATTCCTTGCGCGAAGATGTTGCACGCTACCTGTCGCGCATCCGCCCGCTGAGCGAAGAAGAACAAAAGGCCATGATGCAGCAACTTGCCCTGCAACAGCAAAGCGTGAATGTCGCGCAGGAAAATGATGGTCAGCCGCCCACCCCGTTGATCGAAGGCTTTGATGAGACGGACCCCAGCACGTGGGGCAATCCGGGCCGGAACGACCTGTGCCCCTGCGGGTCGGGCAAGAAGTTCAAACATTGTCACGGCAGCGTCTTGTAA
- a CDS encoding peptidylprolyl isomerase — MVRFSRFSVAVATMMAVSAPALSETEPTRDTVLATVNGTEITVGHLLAARETLPEQFQEMPGEALFQPLVEQLIEQTAIMQEAEGTLSVREQIAFENEQRAFIANAALTRVASEALSEENVNEAYTAFVTEFDGREPTPEFNASHIIVETEEEAQALRGELDEGADFAELAREHSMDGAAAGGGSLGWFGLGAMIPEFEEAVQELEVGEYMGPLETSFGWHLVLLNDTRMSQAPELEDVREALEENLQREAAQAALNRATEAAAIERNYEDIDAAIMSRTELLDD, encoded by the coding sequence ATGGTCAGATTTTCTCGATTCAGCGTAGCTGTCGCCACAATGATGGCTGTCAGCGCCCCCGCGCTGTCAGAAACCGAGCCGACACGCGACACTGTACTGGCAACTGTAAACGGCACCGAGATTACCGTGGGCCACCTGCTGGCTGCGCGCGAGACCTTGCCAGAGCAGTTTCAGGAAATGCCCGGCGAGGCCCTGTTTCAGCCGCTGGTGGAGCAATTGATCGAGCAAACCGCGATTATGCAAGAAGCTGAAGGCACGCTTTCCGTGCGCGAACAGATTGCGTTTGAGAATGAGCAGCGCGCCTTTATCGCCAATGCAGCACTGACCCGCGTGGCCAGCGAAGCGCTGAGCGAAGAAAATGTGAACGAGGCGTATACCGCTTTTGTCACCGAATTTGACGGGCGCGAGCCAACACCGGAATTCAACGCCTCGCATATCATCGTCGAGACGGAAGAAGAAGCGCAGGCGCTGCGCGGCGAGCTGGATGAAGGCGCGGATTTCGCGGAACTGGCGCGCGAGCATTCGATGGATGGGGCTGCCGCTGGCGGTGGGTCGCTGGGCTGGTTTGGCCTTGGCGCCATGATCCCGGAATTTGAAGAAGCAGTGCAGGAATTGGAAGTAGGCGAATATATGGGCCCGCTTGAAACCAGTTTCGGCTGGCATCTGGTGCTGTTGAACGACACGCGCATGTCGCAGGCTCCGGAACTGGAAGACGTGCGCGAAGCACTGGAAGAGAACCTTCAGCGTGAAGCGGCGCAAGCGGCCCTGAACCGTGCGACCGAAGCTGCCGCGATCGAGCGCAACTATGAAGATATCGACGCCGCGATCATGTCACGCACCGAGCTTCTGGACGACTGA
- the argJ gene encoding bifunctional glutamate N-acetyltransferase/amino-acid acetyltransferase ArgJ, whose amino-acid sequence MGAKKKLKRKIKSLKSALRVQHAPAAKVALVSPLAPAAFPDLPVIKGARFASVAAGVRYKGRTDVVLAQLDPGTVVAGTFTRSATRAASVLDAQAKIVGDSAKGAAILVNSGNANAFTGAQGQESVAAICAAVAEKLGLPTERVFTASTGVIGEALPHDRIIAALGDLTTALDQDGLPGAARAIMTTDTFPKGTAKTVEIDGKPVQIAGIAKGSGMIAPDMATMLVYIFTDAKIARPVLHALVTGLTDRSFNCITVDSDTSTSDMLLVAATGQADAPEITEIDSDAGKAFADGLGAVMRDLAHQVVRDGEGATKFIEVAVTGARSDADARKVAFAIANSPLVKTAVAGEDPNWGRIVMAVGKSGAEADRDRLSIRFGPHLVATNGQVAPSYAEDIGASYMKGQELVIGVDLRLGEGAATVWTCDLTNRYIEINADYRS is encoded by the coding sequence ATGGGCGCGAAGAAAAAGCTCAAACGCAAGATCAAATCGCTGAAATCCGCATTGCGGGTGCAGCACGCGCCAGCGGCCAAGGTGGCGCTGGTGTCGCCCTTGGCCCCTGCCGCCTTTCCTGACCTGCCGGTCATCAAGGGCGCACGCTTTGCCAGCGTTGCCGCCGGTGTGCGCTACAAGGGCCGCACCGACGTGGTGCTGGCACAACTTGACCCCGGCACAGTTGTTGCAGGCACGTTTACGCGCTCTGCCACGCGTGCGGCGTCGGTGTTGGATGCGCAGGCGAAAATTGTGGGCGACAGTGCCAAAGGTGCGGCCATTCTGGTCAATTCCGGCAATGCCAATGCCTTTACAGGCGCACAAGGGCAGGAGTCGGTCGCAGCCATTTGCGCTGCTGTGGCGGAAAAACTAGGCCTGCCGACAGAGCGTGTTTTCACAGCGTCTACAGGTGTGATTGGCGAGGCATTGCCGCATGACCGCATTATTGCTGCGCTGGGGGATCTGACCACTGCGCTGGATCAGGACGGTCTGCCCGGTGCGGCCCGCGCCATCATGACCACCGACACCTTCCCCAAAGGCACTGCCAAGACAGTAGAGATTGACGGCAAGCCGGTCCAGATTGCGGGCATCGCCAAAGGCTCTGGCATGATCGCGCCGGACATGGCGACCATGCTTGTCTATATCTTTACCGATGCAAAGATCGCGCGCCCCGTTTTGCATGCGCTGGTCACTGGCCTGACGGATCGCAGTTTCAATTGCATTACTGTAGACAGCGATACGTCAACCTCGGACATGCTGTTGGTTGCAGCGACAGGGCAGGCTGACGCGCCCGAAATCACTGAGATCGACAGCGATGCGGGCAAAGCTTTTGCCGATGGGCTGGGGGCGGTCATGCGCGACCTTGCCCATCAGGTTGTGCGCGATGGCGAAGGGGCGACCAAGTTTATCGAGGTGGCCGTTACGGGCGCGCGGTCCGATGCGGATGCGCGCAAGGTGGCGTTTGCGATTGCCAATTCGCCGCTGGTGAAAACCGCCGTTGCGGGCGAAGACCCCAATTGGGGGCGGATCGTCATGGCGGTGGGGAAATCCGGGGCCGAGGCTGACCGCGACCGGCTGTCCATTCGGTTTGGGCCACATCTGGTGGCGACGAATGGTCAGGTCGCCCCAAGCTATGCCGAGGACATCGGGGCCAGCTATATGAAAGGGCAGGAATTGGTGATCGGGGTTGATCTGCGCCTTGGGGAAGGGGCCGCGACGGTCTGGACCTGTGATCTGACCAACCGCTATATCGAGATCAACGCGGATTACCGGTCGTGA